ccgcgggtttcccaacggcgtgagaTGGGTGGCAACAATGGCCGTCTGCGGGTACAGATAATCCTGCTTCCGACAGAGGCATGCCGCAACAGAAAATGGGCAACCCCATTGGCGGCTGGTGggatgaagaatcctgcccaggagtaTTTAATGCTTATTAATTTGACAGCTCCCTTGAGCTTGATAGTCTTCTTGACATTTTTGGCAATTGTTTTTGACAATTTCAATGGGCTCAGTGTAATGGGTTTGTGCACTTACTATGGCACATTCATGTCTAATTTTTATATATCTGAATTGATAGCTTAGTTTCCCAAAGTTAGCTTTGCTCCCCAAAGGTGTTGGGTCACCATATTCAAACGGGTCCATTTCCACTCCACAAGGGTACCCAATCTATCCAAACAAATGAACAGAGTTCAGACCAACTCCTATCAGGTTTAATCTGCACACGTTGGGTTTCAGACACCTCTCACCCCAAAACCACACAAGTCAAGGCAGCTGCTGATTTCTATGGACAGATGTGAAATGTGCAGATCCGGGCCTGGCCATTCCTGGTCTCATGGAAATGAGAGGTGCCGTGATCGAGAGGAGAGGGGTCTTCTGGATTTCAGTCTCTTCTGCCATTGTCCTCATGATAGAGAGGCTCACTGCTGTGGCAAAAATCCAGACCGAAAAGAgaaaaattagaacatagaaaatacagtgccattcagcccatcgagtctgcaccgacccactttaagtcctcacttccaccctatccctgtaatccaataacccctccgaacctttttggacactaagggcaatttagcatggccaatccacctaacctgcatgtctttggactgcgggaggaaaccggagcacccggaggaaacccacgcagacacgggaagaacctgcagactctgcacagacagtgacccagtggggaatcgaacctggaaccctggcgctgtgaagctacagtgctatccacttgtgctaccgtgctgccctgtgctatcgtgctgccctactgtgCAAAAGGTCATATGGCCTATCGAgctgcactgaacctctgaaagagcaccctagctacgtccactcccacctcccctaTCCCAtgagcccacctaacctgaatgtagtaataatctttattgtcacaaataggcttaaattaacactgcaatgaagttactgtgaaaatcccccagttaccAGTTGttcggtacatagaacatagaatatagaacagtacagcacagaacaggcccttcggcctgttgtgccgagccatgatcaccctactcaaacccacgtatccaccctatacccgtaacccaacaaccccccacccccttaaccttacttttttattaggacactacgggcaatttagcatggccaatccacctaacccgcacatctttggactgtgggaggaaaccggagcacccggaggaaacccacgcacacagggggaggacgtgcagactccacacagacagtgacccagccgggaatcgaacctgggaccctggagctgtgaagcatttatgctaaccaccatgctaccctgctgcccctacacagagggagaattcagaatgtccaattcacctaacagcacgtctttcgggactttcgggacacggggagaacgtgcagactccgcacagacagtgacccaagacgggaattgaatctgggaccttggtgctaccTTGCTGCACACTAAGGcataatttagcatcgccaatccacctaacctgtacgtcttttgactgtgggaggaaacccatacagacatggagagaaagtgcaaactctatacagtcctccaaggtcggaattgaacccgggtgcctggtgctgtgaggcagcagtgctaaccacggccaCCGTGACGCCCTCATGATAAAACAGAAGGGGGTATAAGGGGTCGAGGAGgcagtgttggagggagtgaccCTAATTCTTTCTATGCTTCCTTTGTCCCTGTGACGTGACCTGTCTTGTGTCAGAGCCGTGTCCAGCAGCAGATGTCTCTGCACTGGGCTGCTGCTGGCCCCCCACTACTGGCGCTACAATCTGAGACAGAATCTGCCTCATTTCATTCAGAGTCTCACTGCTTCTTTGCAGAAGCTGACAAAGAACCTCATTCTGCTGCTGAAAAATCTCATTATTTCTTTGCAGATGCTGGTTTCGAATCTCATTCTGCTGTCTCACGACCTCATTCTGCTGCTGAAGGATCTCATTCTTTCTTTGTAGATGATGCTGAAGAATCTCATTGTTTATTTGCAGATTCTGACTAACATCAATCTTAAGTTCAGTCAAAGTTTGTTGAAGCAAGTTAAAAGTGGCCTGATAACTCGCTGTACTTTGAACCTGTTCATGATGTAAGTCCTCAAGGGGTTTCAGATCATCTTTATTTTCTTGACCAGCAGCATGGGCCTGATGTTGTCCCTGTGATCGTGGAGACTGCGGAGCTTCTGCTCCCAAAGCCGCAGGTTCCTCACCCCCAGAAGGATCtgaactccctccccccactacagCAGCCAGAGCATCACAGACCTCCTCCTTCACACTGGTCACAATATTTAACTTGAACTCACCAACACTACCCTCAAAATCAGACACCTTACCCTCCTGacactcctctccctcctccactgcagctgccatgccacattgctgtgaggtATTAACCTCTGTCCCTTCCTCATCAGCCCTTTCAGGAATCTCGGACCCTGCTGCCAGCTCTCCTCCATCACCTTCTGATGTGTCCATGGACACCTGTGTATCTGTCAGGGGAAGAAAATCACAATGATTATCTTTTGTCACATAAATTAACCTCCCAATGGTTTAAACACTCAGCTGCTGACATCACCTTCACTCATCCCCATATCTGATCCGCCATTGGTTATCGTGGAGTTGGAGAGGTCAAACAGCTTCCTGGTGAACTCCTCCTGTTCCTTCAGCTCCTTGATGTACGGAACCCACCCTCCAGTCAACGAGCGCTCCTGGGCATTATGGACCAGCTTTACctaaagaaagaaatgaaaatgaaaaataaatcaggGTCCAGACTTTGTTGTGTTGATTGTGACACATTTTCTGAGTGTTGGAGACAGTTTTCAGCCTGGACCCAGGGGGTTTCTGATTAGAGCTCAATCTCATGACAAAGTCAGAGCCATCTCCAAGGCAACTGCATTTAAAACATCTCattaaatttgaaaataaacaCATGATCTTTCTGCATTTTCTACTCAAAATCTCAGATCTGAAATTTCAAAAATTAACCTATACGTTTAATATTCAGATATTTCCCTCTTGTCCATCACAGGGAAACTTGTGCATAAGCAACAGCTTCGATACATATTGATCTCTTCCTTTGGTGACGTTTGACGATCTGTTAAAAGGTTAAATTGACCTTCTTGAAATGATTGGACTGATGGTAGGAGAGGTTGGAGAGTCACTGCAGAGACAGACAGTGGTGAGACAGACAGTGGTAGAGACAGACAGTGGTAGAGACAGACGGGGTAGAGACAGACGGGGTAGAGACAGACGTGGCAGAGACAGACGGGGCAGAGACAGACGGGGCAGAGACAGACGGGGCAGAGACAGACGGGGCGAGACAGACGGGGCAGAGACAGACGGGGCAGAGACAGACGGGGCAAGAGACAGACGGGGCAGATGGACAGACGGGGCAGAGACAGACGGGGCAGAGACAGACGGGGCAGAGACAGCGGGGCAGAGAGGACAGACGGGGCTGACACAGACGGTGCTGACACAGACGGTGCTGACACAGACGGTGCTGACACAGACGGTGCTGacacagacggtgctgagacagacggtgctgagacagacggtgctgagacagacggtgcagagacaggcgGTGCAGAGACAGGCGGTGCAGAGACAGGCGGTGCAGAGACAGGCGGTGCAGAGACAGGCGGTGCAGAGACAGGCGGTGCAGAGACAGCGGTGCAGAGACAGGCGGTTGCAGAGACAGGCGGTGCAGAGACAGGCGGTGCAGAGACAGGCGGTGCAGAGACAGGCGGTGCAGAGACAGGCGGTTGCAGAGACAGGCGGTGCTGCGGCAGGCGGCGGCATGCGGTGCTGGGGCAGGCGGTGCTGGGGCAGGCGGTGCTGGGGCAGGCGGTGCTGGGGCAGGCGGTGCTGGGCAGGCGGTGCAGAGGCAGGCGTGCAGAGACAGGCGGTGCAGAGACAGGCGGTGCAGAGACAGGCGGTGCAGAGACAGGCGGTGCAGAGACAGGCGGTGCAGAGACAGGCGGTGCAGAGACAGGCGGTGCAGAGACAGGCGGTGCAGAGACAGGCGGTGCAGAGACAGGCGGTGCAGAGACAGGCGGTGCAGAGACaggcggtgcagagacagacggtgcagagacagacggtgcagagacagacggtgcagagacagacggtgcagagacagacggtgcagagacagacggttgcagagacagacggtgcagagacagacggtgcagagacagacggtgcagagacagacggtgcagagacagacggtgcagagacagacggtgcagagacagacggtgcagagacagacggtgcagagacagacggtgcagagacagacggtgcagagacggACAGTGCTGAGACGGACAGTGCTGAGACGGACAGGGCGGAGACAGACAGTGCGGAGACAGACAGTGCGGAGACAGACAGTGCGGAGACAGACAGTGCGGAGACAGACAGTGCGGAGACAGACAGTGCGGAGACAGtcagtgcagacagacagtgctGAGACAGACGCTGCTGAGACAGACAGTGCTTTGGAAGGACAGCTCCCCTGTGTGAGCGTGGAGAGTAAACAACAGCGAACTCTCAGTGTAAGTGAGCAAGGCAgctgcagtgtgaatgtgctGGTGTCTGTGGAGGCCAGATTGCTGTGAGAATGATTTTGTCGCACATCTGCATGAATGTGTTCTCGCCAGTGTGATTAGCTGGCTGATAAGTCCGAGAATGATTTGTTACATATCATATCAGTGAATGGTTTGtcttctgtgtgaatgtgttgctgtTCACAGAGGGAAGGTGGCTCAGGGAATGATTTGTTACATACATGTACACATGTGAATCTGTCGGTGTGCGCAAGAAGGCAATGAGTCTGAGAATAATCTGTCACATACCTTGCATGGGAagggtttctctcctgtgtgaagGCATTTGTGTTTGCGGAGGTACGATGACtctgagaatgatttgtcacacatttTGCATATGAAgggttctcccctgtgtgaatgcgttggtgttgGCGAAGACCTGTTGACCGtgtgaatgatttgtcacacacttcACACATGAAGGGTTTCTCACCTGTGTGAAGACATTGGTGTTGACGAAGATCTGTTGACCGtgtgaatgatttgtcacacaccttgCATGCGAAGAGTTTCTCACCTTGTGAAGACGTTGGTGTTTACGGAGGGACGATAGCcatgagaatgatttgtcacatatTTTGCACAtgaagggtttctcccctgtgtgaatgcttTGGTGTTGATGGAGAGATGATAACcacgagaatgatttgtcacacattttgcatttgaagggtttctcccctgtgtgaagacGTTTGTGTTTCTGGAGGCCTGTTGACCGTGTGAacgatttgtcacacacctcacatgtgaaaggtttctcccctgtgtgaagacGTTGATGTTTACGGAGGTATGATGACtctgagaatgatttgtcacatatCTTGCATGTGAAgggcttctcccctgtgtgaatgcgttggtgttgACGGAGGGTCGATGATTGTGAGAAGGACTTTTCACAAACATCGCACCTGAATGGTTTTGCCCCTGTGTGAATCATCTGGTGTCTCAGGAGCCTCATAGAATTCAGAAAACCTTTATCACAAACATCACACCTGAATCTTTTCCCTTCCATGTGGCTGGCCTTGTGGTAACAGTATTTGTAACAAATGTACCGCAGAAGAT
The window above is part of the Scyliorhinus canicula chromosome 9, sScyCan1.1, whole genome shotgun sequence genome. Proteins encoded here:
- the LOC119971546 gene encoding zinc finger E-box-binding homeobox 1-like isoform X3, which gives rise to MCDKSFSESSYLRKHKCLHTGEKPFPCKVKLVHNAQERSLTGGWVPYIKELKEQEEFTRKLFDLSNSTITNGGSDMGMSEDTQVSMDTSEGDGGELAAGSEIPERADEEGTEVNTSQQCGMAAAVEEGEECQEVSLSIMRTMAEETEIQKTPLLSITAPLISMRPGMARPGSAHFTSVHRNQQLP
- the LOC119971546 gene encoding zinc finger E-box-binding homeobox 1-like isoform X2, whose amino-acid sequence is MCDKSFSESSYLRKHKCLHTGEKPFPCKVKLVHNAQERSLTGGWVPYIKELKEQEEFTRKLFDLSNSTITNGGSDMGMSEDTQVSMDTSEGDGGELAAGSEIPERADEEGTEVNTSQQCGMAAAVEEGEECQEAVSLSIMRTMAEETEIQKTPLLSITAPLISMRPGMARPGSAHFTSVHRNQQLP
- the LOC119971546 gene encoding uncharacterized protein LOC119971546 isoform X1, producing the protein MCDKSFSESSYLRKHKCLHTGEKPFPCKVKLVHNAQERSLTGGWVPYIKELKEQEEFTRKLFDLSNSTITNGGSDMGMSEDTQVSMDTSEGDGGELAAGSEIPERADEEGTEVNTSQQCGMAAAVEEGEECQEGKVSDFEGSVGEFKLNIVTSVKEEVCDALAAVVGGGSSDPSGGEEPAALGAEAPQSPRSQGQHQAHAAGQENKDDLKPLEDLHHEQVQSTASYQATFNLLQQTLTELKIDVSQNLQINNEILQHHLQRKNEILQQQNEVVRQQNEIRNQHLQRNNEIFQQQNEVLCQLLQRSSETLNEMRQILSQIVAPVVGGQQQPSAETSAAGHGSDTRQVTSQGQRKHRKN